The following is a genomic window from Impatiens glandulifera unplaced genomic scaffold, dImpGla2.1, whole genome shotgun sequence.
GTAAATATATCGAATATTGTTGCCATGGAGAAGAGTCGTTGATTGgtccatacatgtataatagttctatttatcttttattgtgtttattatatataattgtttgaataatattatacaatatattttaattacaagATATTATTAGAATCCTCAGtaattatatatcaacatttatgagttcaagtaagtttcTTTTTAtcctacttaaatttatattattatatttttattttagatgcataatatttaatttttatgcataatagattttaataattatcaaaattcaaatttaaataattcatatttaattgaaaataattaacttatatGCTATCCTTAGTTTTAGTttcactttgtaaatgttaaaaatattgataaaatttgtattatatttattaaaatcttattttaatttttttctatttaatcatatatataatttaaattttaaatacatcaaatttaaataaaaaaactattactttatttaatttgatttttaacataataattacatttttttctatttattcaaatataattaaaaattttattttaattaaaattatttttattaaatttaaatttgtattaattgttttaaaaacatgttttgaattaaattttatatagtattttacttatatatatctttattaagaataatttaaactcatatttattattaattcataaacaaatttttatatttttattaaatgtatttttattaaatttaagtttgcattaaacttaataaaatctcattttttaattaatttaaaataatttaaattttatattaaacttattttcattaaattttaatctggatcaagtttattaaaaacataactAAATCAATTTAAGAAGAATTGTCAAATAATTGTAATGAAAGAAGTTGTAGTTacaaaatcaattaatgagttcatttatttcaataataattttatttttgaatttacaaATATGAATTCACTAAAAATCGTATAgaattgaaaaatcaaaataatttataaacttataaaataataaatttaaaatcttaaaaattaattagtttaagagtttatttaaattaaaatcaatattctAATTCAGTATGGTAAAGTCATagaattttaaaagttgaattaaaattttaattaagttaacGTTAACAACTCATtaagaaattcaaaaaaataaattgtatatgtTTAATACGGttaaatactaatttattatttagctAATGAAAGAAATCTAATGATCAATTTTGTAAACTGAACTAACATaagtataaaaagaaaaaaataaagataaaataaggCACATGTAATTTGAGGAATCAAACAAGCCCGCCCATGATAGGAAGAAACGTGTAGAATATGCATGATGCTTAAAATTAAAGCTAGCCACTTGTTTGATCATTCATAtaggattattttaaaaaaaaaaagtgtaatttGGGGACttcttttatttgatataaaaataatttatttaaataattattaagtaaaataagaaaatatattgttttttacttataatttaaataactaatttgatGCAACATTGTTTTGTAGGAGATCATGAAGTCACATTTAAACACTCTCTAATTAGTATATAAActcatatttaataatataatacaataatagaaaaaataccTTGTTAAGGTCACGTGTTCGATTATTCACACCGTAATTTAATGTTAAGAATGTGATTACAAATTACTTAggatttaatttgaatatggtGTTAAATGGTTTAGTAAGGTTGTAGTTGAATCAAATTGAAAAGTTTTCATGATTTAAAGttaatttgaatgaattgaaaggagtagaatttaaaatttaagaaatgaatAAATGAACTTGATTTTGGGAATTTAACATACCTTTTGATTTCTTTTAGAAAATGAACGGTATATTGAGGATTGAATTATGTTTATTAGTGATGATTTAagtgaattataattaaattaagttaaatagatttaattttaaaatctgtTCAATTTAATAACTCAATTTATCTTcaatttaagtaataattaaaagttCAAAATGAAATTGGAGGTGTGTCTATATAGTCGGGGGAATGTTGTGTGGgctatttaaataactaaacataatcaaatattatttcacttttgTTCTCATATATtacatcactcattttattaaccaaaaaatgaaaatactttatatttaattttaattttattttataaatatatattaaactctttaatttttatcaaaaacaattatcatcttctcaaaatcataatctatcattacttttaaaattattttaaaaaaaaattgaatctgAACAAGTTTCTAAGTTTGTAAGGCTTGtcttaatattatcaaaaaaatttcTTGAATGTAGTatttactaataaatatattttgtaaatttgatATAGGTGTATTTCTAGATATTATTTGTAATGCTATATCAAATTTTACtgcatttcttattttataagaGATAATTTATGATGTTaccttaaataaatattatttatttttattatttttcttaatatatcaCATTGTTAAAATCTAGTTTCTCAGCCGTTTGAGGTTTTCCCTCTCATTGAAACCCACCTTCCGTttgtcttttgttttcttttcggTTTCCCATGTTTTCTTGTTTCATGTATTATTCTGACCTTTGTTTACACCCCGATTTCTTCCAGACTAACATTGTTTTCCTTTTGTTCCCTTATGTTTTCCTTCTTCTTGCTGGTCTCCTCTGTTTTATTCTACTTTCCTATTTTTTCTTTGTGAATTATCCGTTTTCTTGGTTATATCATAATTTCCAAAAGAATCAACaaaaattcatttgaaaaaatttgtttatttggacaGTTAATGtgtatttcattttttctcttatctCCATTGACATTCATCTTAACAGAACTATTGAAAGCTATAGTGGAAGAAGGCATACTTGGAGCCTTTTCAGAGTTGACATTGTTGCTCTTGCTCACGAATTCAAGGGTGTCATCATTTCCTTCTTTAGCTATAGTGTCTTTGTTTTTATGAATGGTAATGAGGTGTGTGCCCCTTTTTCTTTCCTGTTGGTTATCTGCATCCTAAACTTTCTTTGGATGAGTGGAGCAGGAATTAAATACCTCAAGTGTCTATTTGAGATAATTGGCGAGGCTTGAGCCAACAGTTTGTAAAGAAGATAAATTCCCTATTGTGGAAGCCTTCATGTTTCCTGATGTTGATTCTAAGTGGCAAAAGCAGACAAATTCCTAATTAGTGAAGCAACAAACAAGAAATTAGTATAAGGAATATTCTACAGAATAGTGAATTTATACACTACAGAAAATCAGAATGTTTTCTAATGTCGACCGAGATAGCCAGTCGACCGAGAGTGCAACCACAGTTGGCTATGAGTGAGAGACTTGACAAACAGCGACGCTTACATCGATTCTCGATCAGTACGATTAAAACCCTAGCGGCGCTTACGAATATTTCAATTGGGGATTCTACGACGCTGTCAAACGTGTCGTTCGTGGCGACCATATTGTTGATTGTGCGGTATAGCCTGTGCAACTCGTGCCACGACACTTACACCGATGCGTGATTAGTACGATTGAAACTCTAACGGCGCTTGGAAATGATCCAATCGGGGATTACGCGGCACTACGGATTGTTACGTTTGTAGagatcgtgtcgttcgtgccttTGATTGTGATTTATCGACCGTGCCAATCGTGTTTACGATTGAAACTCTAGCGACACTTGGGAATGATCCAACCGGGGATTCTGCGGCGTTTCCGAACGTGTCGTTTGTGGCGATTGTGTCGTTCGTGTCGACTGTGCCGTTGATTTTACTATATCGTGCGTGCCGCTACTTCCGCTTGTTCTGGTCGTGTTTCAATCGTCGAATGATGTTTCTTGTTTTTTCGTTGATGTGattggatttttaattttttataattactgAGCATAAAGATGTGCACGTTCTTGGAgaagaatttcaaaattttgtcgCCGGAAATCTTCAGATCTTGACTTCACTTCATGGTAATTATTCTTATGTTTAAAAGCTTGTTCTTACTAGTCTTGTTAAAACattatccgttagactgcacgtctaactatgtctaaTAACCAATACGTCTAATGAACTAGATTCAAACTAAGTCAAACTTAGCATGTTTTGATGCACTTGCACAAAAATAATAAGACGGcttagtttccttcttctttaagttttacacaagttcatcatcaaaataccgttaGTCAGAATAGTTTGACCTTTAGTCAagataatttgacccaacaacgattcacatgtttaacacgtttaacatgatttcatgtttttagcatgtttaacacatttttcacatgtgttacacattttggcacatgtAACAcgtattaacatttttaacacgatTTTAgcaaatttaacacgttttgacaagtttaacacatttttggcacgtttaacatattttaacacattaaacacattattgacacatttaacacatttttcatgtttaacacgtttttggcacgtttaacacgtttttgacatttaaacacatttttgacatttaaacacgtttttgacatttaaacacgttttgggatatttaatacgtttttggcacgtttaacataattgacaagttttaacatgtttttagcacgtttaacacatttttggccaattaacacgttttggcacgtttaacatgttttgacacgtttaaaacACATTTAACAAGTCTTAGcacttttgacacattttggcacgttttacacatttttgataatttaacacgttttggcccGTTTAACATACTTGggaaacatttaaaattttcagtctgtttaatttattttttgccCTGTCTAATATTTGTTTGACATTATTATACGTTTTTTTGATCTGTTTAACACGTTAAcctaacataataatatatttttgtttagaaaataCTGATTTTTTCTTTTGGAATTACATTTCCGTGTTAAAAAAAGtggaattgagaattataaaatacacTACTAGtttgaattatattagaattctaattcaaattaaaattatgaatctTAAACACTCTAccaaatgaatatttgggtcgaattctGGGTTGCtctacccataaacttaaaacggttaaaaataaaaataaaaatactataggtatgtttcgacctcgcaacctaacaaaaaaaagtataaatctATAACCAACTTGACTAATAAAACTTTaccttttaaatttaacatcaaatttgataaaagacGTTATGAGGTTTGAATGTATGTTAGGCACAACTTTAGGTTCATGGAATAGATATTGACCTAAGAGGGAGGTCCTCATGATCAATTCTCAATAAAGAGAAAACATTGGTTTTCAGTGGGCTGATGTTGTGTTTGGGTGCTCAAGGGAATATAAGCCTGgttagaaaaagaaagaaagaaataacttatgtttttttattttttttttttgataacttTATGAGGATAGTTTTGTAATGTTTTCTTGACTAGTGGTGTTTGGTGGGGCCATTGCTCTTGCTTGTAGTCTTGATCGAGGGCTCTTGACCAAGGCAGTGATATTCGGAGTGGCTAGCAAACATTGGAAGGAGATTGTAAAGAATGAAGTGTCTCAACTCACAACATGATTCATTGccctttctttttttttctttttttttctttttttatatatatatatatatatatatatatatatttatatatatataagatttttcACAAAGTCCAGAGAAAGGAAAGAAGATTAATAGTAGAAATGGCCTAGCACTATGAACACGCGGTGTGCTGAGATCCTGATCATGACCAAGATCGTGACAATCACATTTCCTAactggatgatgatgatgatctagGTCTCGGTGACTTTGATAAAGAATGTTCCATAAATTTGCTGTTATTGCTACGTACTACTTATAGATTATAAGCATAATTAAAGAAGAAAGACTGAATGAACTTTACTCATGATCAATTCAACAGATCCACATTCAAATTGAACTTCAAAATGGGTAAATTACCTCTCACTCATCAAACTCAGAATTGAAATATTCATAACACTGTCTATTGATAGATGAATTacaatagtttatatatttccATATGTGCTTTTAAAATAGAAAGAGCATGCAGATATGAagctaaaattaaaatactgaGAAATTGATTGAATCATCTATCTCTGTGTCTCAAATTCTTCTTCGTCCAGCAAAGCAAATGAATACTCAGAAACAACAGATCGAGACAGATTATATATCCAGAATATATTAATGGAGACACCGCCAACCCAGACCGCCGGTTTTTTTACAATTACCCTCCTCCGACCGGCCGGATATTTACGGTGCAGCCCCTTTACTACCGGAATACATCGTGCCCTGGGGTGGTGGTGGCCCCATCTCTTCAAGAAGAACCAATCCTCTTGTGACAACTTATTATTAgcttttttatttgatatatatatttatatttatatatataacccagATTTAGATTTACTTCTCTGTCTATAGACCGACCGTGTACATTTACCCTCTTCCGTCCGACCGACGGACGGACGGACGACGACGGGTTATTTATCCTATACTCTAttcccttaattaattaggtgcAGGCCCATCGTCTTCAAGAAAAACAGAACAGAACAATTCCTTCAAGAATGAATgaatggatggatggatggctGTCTGTCTGTCATTCATtagcttttttatttattcttcgccagttcatataatttgattttttgtcTTATACATACATGTAATTCGCATCATATTTACAATCAATCTCTTTTAACCTTCTTTTCTCTTAATCAAACATGCATCAATTCTTTTCTTTTACCAGTCAAATGTTctcaaaccaaaataatttcGTATCAATACTGATGATAATGCTCTTAATTAATCCTCATCATCTATAAATAGGTATCTCCCCGCTCTCTCTTACTCACTACTCACAGCTCTCTCCTTAGTCCTCACACGTACACACACCTTCTCTCATCCTCACTCCTCCCAGCTCTCACCCTCACCCTCACCCTCACCCTCGGATTCAGTAGCACACTTCTACTACCTAGtaagttatattaattaatgattgaaagggaagaaatatatatatatatatatatatatatatatatatatatatatatatatattatgaattccagagtaattaatttgaattctaACTACACCTTAATTACtctctaatatatatacttttatttagattttattatataattaataatgtgtaattatatatatatatatacttaataaattttttattcaaaatttggaCTCTAATTCTTTTTCCTATGCTTCTTTCAAATCCATTTATATACTAAAGATGATATTTTTAACAGGTAAACATGAGAAGGTTTAATCAACTAGCCGGTAATCAATTCGTTGCTAAGCAACACGAACAAAATCCAATTGATTCCGACTATAATTTGTGGCTGAGTAAACACCCTTCAGCTCAAATGGAGGAGGGGATGAAAGATATACCCGGTTCATTAATAGAAGACAATAGATATTGTCTCTCTATCCACTACCGACACGTGAATGAAAAGGTAAAATTCttatgtttttgaaaacatatttgTATAATATACTCAAAACTAAAATTTGGTTGAAAATATTACAGGATCTTAGCACTCTACAGAACAGAGTGCaatctatattaaaaaattggccAATGTTTCACACAACTGGGGGAATAAAAGTGACTGAGATAAGGCCCTCCATAAAGTGGGATAAGGGCGATGCCCTTAAATACTTGTTGGAGACGTTTAAGGACATCTCCAACTCCAGCAAAGATTTAATCCCTATATATATTGGAGATGACCGAACAGATGAAGATGCATTCACggtaattattaatatttttttgtttacataaataaagataatttgttaatatatgagtttttttatgCAGGTTTTAAGAAGTATGAATTGCAGATTTCCCATAGTAGTCAATTCAAAGGCTAAGGAGACAGCCGCATTGTACTCGCTTAGAGATCCTCAAGAagtctttcattttctttctagACTAGCTACATGTAATAATGGTGATTTACCAAGTTCTTCGGCCACCACTAGTTAATGTACAATTAGtgtagggtttagggtttgatattgttaaaaatataatagttcaATTTAAATGTTTGGATATTTTTTTAgctactaaaaataataaacgaGGGTGGGTTATATATGACCTCTAAGGTTATATATGACCTCTAACAAATGAATCggaaaaaattaatgaaaaggGTAAAACAccaatattagaaattaaaattcaaacaaagaaattaggtgtatatacatatatttcttattttgttgaaaaatatttatttattcatttttagtAGCTAAAAACAATATCTAAACAtttgttaaatttgttataagggTTAAAATGGATAAACATTTGTTATATATGTACctctaacaaataaattttaaaaaatacagaTGAAAAACTAGTTAGAAATTCAAACAAGGCCATgaggtaaatatatatatatattatttttgttgaaaaatatatatttatttattttttaattttttagaaatttcttttatttttaaaatttgttataagggCTAAAATGGATAAAAAATAGTTTCTACCTAATAGTATAAACCAACCCAGGCCC
Proteins encoded in this region:
- the LOC124917340 gene encoding probable trehalose-phosphate phosphatase D is translated as MRRFNQLAGNQFVAKQHEQNPIDSDYNLWLSKHPSAQMEEGMKDIPGSLIEDNRYCLSIHYRHVNEKDLSTLQNRVQSILKNWPMFHTTGGIKVTEIRPSIKWDKGDALKYLLETFKDISNSSKDLIPIYIGDDRTDEDAFTVLRSMNCRFPIVVNSKAKETAALYSLRDPQEVFHFLSRLATCNNGDLPSSSATTS